The following proteins are co-located in the Brevibacillus laterosporus DSM 25 genome:
- a CDS encoding 16S rRNA (uracil(1498)-N(3))-methyltransferase, which translates to MQRYFIDSQQFFDNHVVITGDDVHHIVKVMRTEIGDHILVSDGRGRVVKARLSALEPKEVRAEIVEQITKQTELPVSVTIGQGLPKGDKLEWILQKGTELGATSFVPFQSERTIVKLDAKKEAKKLERWSKIVKEAAEQSHRAYLPEVLTPLSFKQVVEHAKSYTTAVIAYEKEDTKRLGEVLSNLSVGDSLFVMIGPEGGFSESEIQYAEENGIHSVSLGPRILRTETASQYLLSAVSYQFE; encoded by the coding sequence ATGCAACGTTATTTTATAGATAGCCAACAATTTTTTGACAATCATGTGGTTATTACCGGGGACGATGTTCACCACATTGTGAAGGTTATGCGCACAGAGATTGGCGATCATATTTTGGTTAGCGATGGGAGAGGACGGGTGGTTAAAGCCCGTCTTTCTGCCTTGGAGCCCAAAGAAGTGCGCGCTGAGATCGTGGAGCAAATCACAAAACAAACAGAGTTACCTGTATCGGTGACGATTGGTCAGGGTTTGCCAAAAGGGGACAAACTAGAGTGGATTTTACAGAAGGGAACGGAGCTTGGAGCTACTTCCTTTGTACCGTTTCAATCAGAGCGTACCATCGTTAAACTAGATGCAAAGAAAGAAGCAAAAAAGCTAGAGCGTTGGTCAAAAATTGTAAAAGAAGCGGCTGAGCAATCACATCGGGCCTATTTACCTGAGGTTTTAACTCCGCTTTCCTTTAAGCAAGTGGTTGAACATGCGAAAAGCTATACGACTGCCGTTATTGCTTATGAAAAAGAAGATACCAAAAGATTGGGCGAGGTACTGTCAAACTTGTCTGTTGGCGACTCGCTTTTCGTCATGATTGGACCAGAAGGTGGATTTTCTGAAAGTGAAATTCAGTATGCAGAAGAGAATGGTATCCATTCTGTTTCGCTTGGTCCCAGAATTTTACGCACGGAAACAGCTAGTCAGTATTTGCTAAGTGCCGTTTCTTATCAGTTTGAATAA
- the mtaB gene encoding tRNA (N(6)-L-threonylcarbamoyladenosine(37)-C(2))-methylthiotransferase MtaB codes for MNKVAFHTLGCKVNSYETEAIWNLFKQNGYERVDFEQDVADVYIINTCTVTNTGDKKSRQVIRRAIRRNPEAIVAVTGCYAQTSPKEIAEIPGVDIVVGTQGRDRLLEYIAQIRGERTPINAVGNIMKTREFEELDVPNFTDRTRASLKIQEGCNNFCTFCIIPWARGLMRSRKPESVIEQAQKLVAEGYLEIVLTGIHTGGYGEDLEDYNLAKLLVELEKVEGLKRIRISSIEASQITDEVVAVIDRSEKICRHLHVPLQAGDDAVLKRMRRKYTTAEFMDRIRKVRKALPGVAITTDVIVGFPGETEEQFVTGYNFIKELGFAELHVFPYSMRTGTPAARMEDQVDEEVKKERVAKLIELNQQLAVEYAQPFIGDVLEIIPERPYKEDPTSGKLMGYSDNYLNVVFEGTEDMIGKICKVRLDEVDAEYCSGTFVRVLESLPIEMDSKGKAV; via the coding sequence ATGAATAAGGTTGCTTTCCATACATTGGGCTGCAAAGTAAACAGTTATGAAACAGAGGCGATTTGGAACCTGTTCAAGCAGAATGGCTATGAACGGGTTGACTTTGAGCAGGATGTAGCCGATGTATACATTATTAATACCTGTACGGTTACCAATACTGGTGACAAAAAAAGCCGTCAAGTGATTCGTCGTGCTATCCGTCGTAACCCCGAGGCGATTGTTGCTGTCACGGGATGCTATGCACAAACCTCACCAAAGGAGATAGCCGAAATTCCAGGTGTGGATATCGTGGTAGGTACACAAGGCCGCGATCGTTTATTGGAATATATCGCACAGATCCGTGGAGAACGTACACCGATCAACGCGGTAGGAAATATCATGAAAACACGTGAATTTGAAGAGTTGGATGTGCCTAACTTTACCGATCGTACGCGTGCTTCTCTTAAAATTCAAGAAGGCTGTAACAACTTCTGTACCTTCTGTATTATTCCGTGGGCACGTGGACTAATGCGTTCCCGTAAACCTGAGAGCGTCATCGAACAGGCCCAAAAACTAGTCGCAGAGGGATATCTTGAGATCGTTCTGACTGGTATCCACACAGGTGGATATGGAGAGGATCTAGAGGATTACAATCTGGCTAAGTTACTTGTTGAATTGGAAAAAGTGGAGGGCTTAAAACGTATTCGTATTAGTTCTATTGAAGCGAGTCAAATTACTGACGAGGTTGTCGCAGTTATTGACCGTTCCGAGAAGATTTGTCGTCATCTGCATGTACCACTACAAGCAGGCGATGATGCGGTATTAAAACGCATGCGTCGCAAATATACGACTGCAGAATTTATGGATCGAATTCGTAAAGTACGTAAGGCGTTACCTGGGGTTGCTATCACAACAGATGTTATTGTTGGATTCCCAGGCGAGACTGAGGAACAATTTGTAACGGGCTATAACTTTATTAAAGAACTAGGCTTTGCTGAGTTGCATGTCTTCCCGTACTCCATGCGCACAGGAACCCCTGCTGCACGCATGGAAGATCAAGTGGATGAAGAAGTGAAGAAGGAACGTGTAGCTAAACTTATTGAATTAAATCAACAGCTAGCTGTGGAATATGCACAACCATTCATCGGTGATGTATTAGAAATCATTCCTGAGCGTCCATATAAGGAAGACCCAACTAGCGGTAAGCTAATGGGTTATTCCGATAATTACTTGAACGTAGTGTTTGAAGGTACAGAGGATATGATTGGTAAAATTTGTAAAGTCCGTCTGGATGAGGTTGATGCTGAATATTGTTCAGGAACGTTCGTTCGAGTTTTGGAATCCCTACCTATCGAAATGGACAGCAAAGGAAAAGCAGTATGA
- a CDS encoding NUDIX hydrolase, with translation MKEISAGGVVYRKQDGELTLLMIKDRFGKVTVAKGKQEPGETLMETAIREIEEETGIKGELGPLLEIVHYTYEHPIQRILVEKEVHYYLVKALTDQVTVQVEEIDAVQWLKPEAAWELHEQAGYENNRSVLQKALDTLGIQVI, from the coding sequence ATGAAAGAAATCTCTGCAGGCGGCGTCGTCTATCGGAAACAAGATGGGGAGCTTACCTTATTGATGATTAAGGATCGTTTTGGCAAGGTAACGGTAGCGAAAGGTAAGCAAGAGCCAGGCGAGACTTTGATGGAGACGGCTATTCGAGAAATTGAAGAGGAAACGGGAATAAAAGGGGAACTAGGTCCATTATTAGAGATCGTTCACTACACCTACGAGCATCCGATTCAGCGAATACTGGTCGAAAAAGAAGTACACTATTATCTAGTCAAAGCGTTAACGGATCAAGTAACTGTTCAGGTAGAAGAAATAGATGCTGTGCAATGGCTCAAGCCAGAGGCTGCTTGGGAATTACACGAACAAGCTGGTTATGAGAATAACCGCAGTGTATTACAAAAAGCTTTGGATACCTTGGGAATTCAGGTCATATAG
- a CDS encoding CidA/LrgA family protein, translating into MYGWIILFAFYGIGVIFHNYLYIPLPGSLIGLILLTTGLVTKLIPLRLVEGAADFLLKNMLLFFVPIIVGVTPYFHYLEQKPLAILVALVAGPVAVMMVTGIVVQKWRDWEKRKEDVLLQQSEQGE; encoded by the coding sequence ATGTACGGATGGATCATCCTGTTTGCCTTTTACGGTATAGGTGTCATCTTTCATAATTACCTGTATATTCCTCTTCCAGGGAGTCTCATTGGGCTTATACTTTTGACAACAGGTCTGGTAACAAAGTTGATACCATTGCGATTAGTGGAAGGGGCAGCAGATTTTTTACTCAAAAACATGCTCTTGTTTTTTGTGCCTATAATAGTTGGGGTAACGCCTTATTTTCATTATTTGGAGCAAAAACCGCTTGCCATCCTTGTGGCATTGGTGGCAGGTCCTGTAGCTGTCATGATGGTAACCGGAATTGTGGTCCAAAAATGGCGTGACTGGGAAAAACGAAAAGAGGATGTACTTTTACAGCAAAGTGAACAGGGGGAATGA